The DNA segment CTCAAACATGGCAGAATCCAATCCAAATCGGAGTAATTCCGGCGGTTCGCACCGCCCTCCGGAGTTCCGCATGCAGCCCCGCACCTGGATGGTGTGGGTCATGATTGTCGCCGGGGTCATCGTGCTGATGTCCCTGCGCAATCGAACTCAACAGGAGGCGGTCCAAATCTCCCAGGCGCGATTCCTCCAACTGGTCGAATCCAACCTGATCGCCAAGGCACGCATAATCTACAGTGCGCAGTCTCCGTTCCTGACCGAGATCGTCGGCACCTACTACGCCACCGACCCCTCGGGCCGTCGCATCCAGGAAAACGGTCAGGACAAGGAAGTGCCCTTCCGCGCCCGGGCCCGGCTCACCGAGGCCATGGAAGATCGCCTCCTGCGCCTGCCCAACTTCGAACCCCAGGAGCAGAACGTCGTGCTCATGAACGTCCTGCTCAGCATCCTGCCCATCCTGCTCATCGCCGCCCTCATCTGGTTCTTCTTCATCCGCCAGATCAAAATGGCAGGTAAAGGCGCGCTCTCCTTCGGCAAAAGCAAGGCACGGCTCCTCACCAAGGAACGCAACAAAACCACCTTCAAAGACGTCGCCGGCATTGACGAGGCCATCGAGGAGGTGGCCGAGCTGGTCGAGTTCCTGCGGGACCCCAAGAAATTCCAGCGCCTGGGCGGGCGCATCCCCAAGGGCGTCCTCATGGTGGGGCCTCCCGGCACCGGCAAGACCCTGCTGGCCAAGGCCATCGCAGGCGAGGCCGACGCGGCCTTCTTCAGTATCAGCGGATCCGATTTCGTCGAGATGTTCGTCGGCGTCGGTGCCAGTCGCGTCCGCGACATGTTCGAACAAGCCCGAAAACATACCCCGTGCCTGATCTTCATTGACGAAATTGATGCCGTGGGCCGCAGCCGCGGACACGGCCTCGGCGGCGGCAACGACGAGCGCGAACAAACCCTCAACGCCCTCCTGGTCGAAATGGACGGGTTCGACACCACCGAGGGCATCATCATCATCGCCGCCACCAACCGGCCCGACGTGCTCGACCCCGCCCTGCTCCGACCCGGCCGGTTCGATCGTCAAGTGGTCGTCAACCTCCCCGATGTCCGCGGACGTGAAGCCATCCTCAAGGTCCACGCCCGCAACATCAAACTCGCCCCCGACGTGGACCTCTCTGTCATCGCGCGCAGCACCCCGGGATTCTCCGGAGCCGAACTGGCCAACCTGCTGAACGAAGCCGCCCTCCTGGCCGCCCGCGCCGGGAAAAAGGCCGTCGGCATGGAAGAACTCGAAGAAGCCAGGGACAAAGTGCGCTGGGGCCGCGAACGGCGCAGCCTCGCCATGACGCCCGAGGAAAAACGATGCACCGCCTGGCACGAAGCCGGCCATGCACTGGTCAACGTCCTGCTCCCCAACGCCCAACCCCTGCACAAGGTCACCATCATCCCCCGCGGCCAGGCCCTGGGCGCCACCATGTCCCTCCCACGCGGCGACGTCCTCAACCGACGCCGCAAGGAAATGCTCGACACCGTCGCCGTCATGATGGCAGGACGCATCGCCGAGGAAATGGTCTCCGGCGACATCTCCACCGGTGCCGCCGGTGACATCCAACAGGCCACCAACATCGTCCGCGCCATGGTCACCCAATGGGGTATGAGCGAGCGCATCGGCATGGTCCACTACGGCCGCGACGAGGAATACGTTTTCCTTGGCCGCGAAATCGCCAGCCACCGCCCCTACAGCGAACGAACCGCCGAGGAAATCGACCAGGAGGTCAAACGCATCATTGACGAGCAATACCAGGTGGCCAAAAAACTCCTCGAAACCCACCGGGACAAACTCGAAATCCTCGCCAACGCACTGCTGGAATACGAGACCCTCGACGGCAGCCAGGTCGAGGAAATCGTCAAGACTGGTCGGCTCACAGTCCGACCACCCACGCCCAAGGGCGAGCCCCCCATGGGCGCGCCCGCCGGCACGCCCGTGCCCGAAATCCCACCCAAACCCGCCAGCCCCACCCTGCCCGGACTCGGCAGCCCAGCACCCGCTACAGCTTAAGTTCCATCCCACAAACCCCAACCACCGCAACCAACCCACGGCAGCCGGCCCGGTACTTCCTTCAAATACGTCGTCCCAACCGCCGACCTTCCCAAACCTGCCGCTACCCGGAAACCCGGCCGACCGGACTGACACACCCGCCGGGTCTCGGAGACAACCAACGCCTCGGTGCGCCCGCAGGTCCCCTCAGCCCCCAAACGACCAAACCGGCCAAACCGCGGACGACCCGGCCCCGCAGCCAGCAGGGTTCGCACCACGGCCGTCTCCTCTTCATCCCCGCAGTAGTCCGCTCCACCCCCGCGACATCACCGAACGGAAAGTAGCCGCCAACAATCCCCACACGGACGGCCCACAACCTCCTGCCCCGAGAGATCCGCGCTCCCCCCAGCTGCGCAGGCAAGCTGCATGAGAAATCCCCACAACACCTGATCCCGCAAGCCGTCCCACGCAGCCACCGAAGGGCCGTTGAGCTACTTTCCTGCCACCCAAGCCCGCCCCAGACCTTCACGCACGAGGGCACGACCCCTTCGGATCGAAACGTGGCCTCCACCTCCTGTACGGTGCCAGCAGGCCAGACCTGGGCAGGCCCGGAAAGCTCAGCACCAAGATCCGCGCATCTGCCGACCTGTCCCATGCA comes from the Limisphaera ngatamarikiensis genome and includes:
- the ftsH gene encoding ATP-dependent zinc metalloprotease FtsH, with translation MQPRTWMVWVMIVAGVIVLMSLRNRTQQEAVQISQARFLQLVESNLIAKARIIYSAQSPFLTEIVGTYYATDPSGRRIQENGQDKEVPFRARARLTEAMEDRLLRLPNFEPQEQNVVLMNVLLSILPILLIAALIWFFFIRQIKMAGKGALSFGKSKARLLTKERNKTTFKDVAGIDEAIEEVAELVEFLRDPKKFQRLGGRIPKGVLMVGPPGTGKTLLAKAIAGEADAAFFSISGSDFVEMFVGVGASRVRDMFEQARKHTPCLIFIDEIDAVGRSRGHGLGGGNDEREQTLNALLVEMDGFDTTEGIIIIAATNRPDVLDPALLRPGRFDRQVVVNLPDVRGREAILKVHARNIKLAPDVDLSVIARSTPGFSGAELANLLNEAALLAARAGKKAVGMEELEEARDKVRWGRERRSLAMTPEEKRCTAWHEAGHALVNVLLPNAQPLHKVTIIPRGQALGATMSLPRGDVLNRRRKEMLDTVAVMMAGRIAEEMVSGDISTGAAGDIQQATNIVRAMVTQWGMSERIGMVHYGRDEEYVFLGREIASHRPYSERTAEEIDQEVKRIIDEQYQVAKKLLETHRDKLEILANALLEYETLDGSQVEEIVKTGRLTVRPPTPKGEPPMGAPAGTPVPEIPPKPASPTLPGLGSPAPATA